CGGCGTCGGTGAGCGTCACGCCCCGCGGCGTACGCCGGAACAGCTCGGCGCCCAGGCGGCGCTCGAGCTGCGCGATCGCCCGCGACAGCGGCGGCTGGGCCATCGCGAGCCGCTCGGCCGCCCGGCCGAAGTGGAGCTCCTCGGCGACCGCGACGAAGTAGCGCAGCTCACGGGTCTCCACCGCGACCACGGTACGCCTCACCTGGTGCGATACCGGCGCGGTATCGACCGCCACCCGATCGGTGTTGGGACCGGACCGGCCCCGCGGACACGATCGTGGCATGACCGAGAACACCCTCCCCGACATCAGCACCACCCCGAAGATCGCGCTGGTCACCGGCGCCAACAAGGGCATCGGCTACGAGATCGCCGCCGGCCTGGGCCGCCTGGGCTGGCAGGTCGGCGTCGGCGCCCGCGACGCCGTGCGCCGCGACGAGGCCGTCGCGCGGCTGCGCGCCGGCGGCGCCGACGCGTTCGGGGTGCCCCTCGACGTGACCGACGACGCCAGTGCGACGGCGGCCGCCGCCCTCCTCGAGGGTCACGGCGGGCTCGACGTCCTGGTCAACAACGCCGGCATCACCGGCACCATGCCGCAGGAGCCGTCGGTCGTCACCGCCGCCAACCTGCGCACCGTCGTGGAGACCAACGTGATCGGCGTCGTCCGCGTCACCAACGCGGTGCTGCCGCTGCTGCGTCGCTCGTCGGCACCCCGCATCGTCAACGTCTCCAGCACCGTCGGCTCGCTCAGCCGGCAGTCGACCCCCGGCGCCGAGACCGGGCCCGTCGCGGCGGCGTACTCGCCGTCGAAGACCTTCCTCAACGCCATCACCGTGCAGTACGCCAAGGAGTTGGCCGGCACCGGCATCCTGGTCAACGCCGGCTGCCCCGGGTACGTCGCCACCGACCTCAACGGCTTCCGCGGCCACCGGACCCCCGAGCAGGGCG
The Nocardioides plantarum genome window above contains:
- a CDS encoding SDR family NAD(P)-dependent oxidoreductase, with the translated sequence MTENTLPDISTTPKIALVTGANKGIGYEIAAGLGRLGWQVGVGARDAVRRDEAVARLRAGGADAFGVPLDVTDDASATAAAALLEGHGGLDVLVNNAGITGTMPQEPSVVTAANLRTVVETNVIGVVRVTNAVLPLLRRSSAPRIVNVSSTVGSLSRQSTPGAETGPVAAAYSPSKTFLNAITVQYAKELAGTGILVNAGCPGYVATDLNGFRGHRTPEQGAAVFLHLATLPDDGPSGGFFDVGGTIPW